One Kineosporia sp. NBRC 101731 DNA segment encodes these proteins:
- a CDS encoding type II secretion system F family protein: MISEFGATGQLAGIVVGGAVAGGGLALLGNALIRRERDLGGADTRSLSARTVRRLKGFGTRLPIAVLVGVFILLITAWPVAAVAGVVMILAWPALMGGAREERRQAERLEALALWTESLRDTIAGAVGLEQAIIATSRAAPGPIADDIVTLADRLRVRVPLPNALHRLADDLNDASADLVVAALLLNSRLRGPGLRQVLTSLADSVRAEVDMRGRVTAGRAATRRSVQIVVTVTLLFVLGLRTFNPSYVEPYQRPAGQVVLAIVVGFFAAGFFWLKQLASYDLPERFMHHSSQSEGVTR, from the coding sequence ATCGTCGTGGGCGGAGCGGTGGCCGGCGGCGGTCTGGCCCTGCTCGGCAACGCCCTGATCCGGCGCGAGCGCGACCTCGGCGGCGCCGACACTCGCTCGCTGAGCGCCCGGACCGTGCGCCGGCTCAAGGGTTTCGGCACCCGCCTGCCGATCGCCGTGCTGGTGGGCGTGTTCATCCTGCTCATCACCGCCTGGCCGGTGGCCGCGGTCGCCGGGGTGGTGATGATCCTGGCCTGGCCCGCGTTGATGGGCGGGGCCCGGGAGGAGCGGCGGCAGGCCGAGCGGCTGGAGGCCCTGGCCCTGTGGACCGAATCGCTGCGCGACACCATCGCCGGGGCGGTCGGCCTGGAGCAGGCCATCATCGCCACTTCGCGGGCCGCGCCCGGGCCGATCGCCGACGACATCGTCACGCTGGCCGACCGGCTGCGGGTGCGGGTACCGCTGCCGAACGCGCTGCATCGGCTGGCCGACGACCTGAACGACGCCAGCGCCGACCTGGTGGTGGCCGCACTGCTGCTGAACTCCCGCCTGCGGGGGCCCGGTCTGCGGCAGGTGCTGACGAGTCTGGCCGACTCGGTGCGTGCCGAGGTGGACATGCGCGGGCGGGTGACGGCCGGGCGGGCCGCGACCCGGCGCAGCGTGCAGATCGTGGTCACGGTGACCCTGCTCTTCGTGCTCGGGCTGCGCACGTTCAACCCCAGCTATGTGGAGCCCTACCAGCGCCCGGCCGGCCAGGTCGTGCTGGCGATCGTGGTCGGGTTCTTCGCCGCTGGCTTCTTCTGGCTGAAACAGCTCGCCTCGTACGACCTTCCGGAACGTTTCATGCATCACTCGAGCCAGTCCGAGGGGGTGACACGGTGA
- a CDS encoding type II secretion system F family protein has protein sequence MIPIILAGALTGTGLLLLVIALARPAMRGAGAPATLAAMDAERQKLLAQGLASDSSAQRAVRDRAVSGRTSSIGRFLRQQLELSGVHLPASLRSDLSLIDRTIESHLAYSLLGAALGAVLPFLFGGLLVGLIGGLPVATPIFLALSGLVVGSLLPTLQAGQRATVRRRDFRHVVGSFLDLVALNLSGGRGVPEALNSAASVSDGWAMVRLRDTLAIARLQGVTPWAALSRLGEETAISELSDLGAALELVADDGAKVRESLAARAASMRRREMADTEGRAQARSQSMLIAQLLLAVGFLIFLIYPAIVRVLTTT, from the coding sequence GTGATTCCCATCATTCTCGCCGGGGCCCTGACCGGAACCGGCCTGCTGTTGCTCGTCATCGCCCTCGCCCGCCCGGCCATGCGGGGGGCCGGGGCCCCGGCCACGCTGGCCGCGATGGACGCCGAGCGGCAGAAGCTGCTGGCGCAGGGCCTGGCCTCGGACAGCAGCGCCCAGCGGGCGGTGCGCGACCGGGCCGTGTCGGGACGAACGTCTTCCATCGGGCGGTTCCTGCGGCAGCAGCTGGAGCTCTCGGGCGTGCACCTGCCGGCCAGTTTGCGCTCCGATCTCTCCCTGATCGACCGCACGATCGAGTCGCACCTGGCCTACAGCCTTCTGGGGGCGGCGCTCGGCGCGGTGCTGCCGTTCCTGTTCGGCGGGCTGCTGGTCGGGCTGATCGGCGGCCTGCCGGTCGCCACGCCGATCTTCCTGGCGCTGTCCGGCCTGGTGGTCGGCAGCCTGCTCCCGACCCTCCAGGCCGGGCAGCGGGCCACCGTGCGGCGCCGCGACTTCCGCCACGTGGTCGGCTCGTTCCTCGACCTTGTGGCCCTGAATCTCTCCGGTGGACGTGGTGTTCCGGAGGCCCTGAACTCAGCGGCGTCGGTCAGCGACGGCTGGGCGATGGTGCGGTTGCGCGACACCCTGGCGATCGCCCGGCTTCAGGGAGTCACGCCGTGGGCGGCCCTGAGCCGGCTCGGCGAGGAGACCGCGATCAGTGAACTGAGCGACCTGGGCGCTGCCCTCGAACTGGTCGCGGACGACGGCGCGAAAGTGCGCGAATCGCTGGCGGCCCGGGCGGCCTCGATGCGCCGCCGGGAGATGGCGGACACCGAAGGACGTGCCCAGGCCCGCTCGCAGTCCATGCTCATCGCCCAGCTCCTGCTGGCCGTGGGCTTCCTGATCTTCCTCATCTACCCGGCAATCGTCCGGGTACTGACCACGACCTGA
- a CDS encoding TadE/TadG family type IV pilus assembly protein, whose product MELALYMPLLLFVIFATVQAALLFLGNQAASAAAREAARVARTNGGAAAIGMAQARGRAYASQVGSGVIEDVSVQVTAVGNDEVRAVVTGKGVQVVPGIPGIRIRQVVQGPIEEFRPDL is encoded by the coding sequence ATCGAACTGGCGCTCTACATGCCGCTCCTGCTGTTCGTGATCTTCGCGACCGTGCAGGCGGCGCTGTTGTTCCTCGGAAATCAGGCGGCCTCCGCGGCCGCCCGGGAGGCGGCCCGGGTGGCGCGCACCAACGGCGGTGCCGCGGCGATCGGTATGGCGCAGGCGCGGGGGCGCGCCTATGCGTCCCAGGTCGGTTCGGGTGTCATTGAGGACGTTTCGGTACAGGTGACCGCGGTCGGCAACGACGAGGTGCGGGCAGTGGTGACGGGTAAGGGCGTTCAGGTGGTGCCGGGCATCCCGGGAATCCGGATCCGGCAGGTCGTGCAGGGTCCCATCGAGGAATTCAGGCCGGATCTATGA
- a CDS encoding TadE family protein: MTRQQFSQGARDQGSMSVEVVLITPVLVAFMLLVIAFGRYVAVRGDVEAASRDAVRAASLERDIGAARAAATRTANASLGGRWTCETVGLTGNFVAGGMIETELSCRVPVDDLGLLGLPGTVTVRATSSAPLDIYRRTGNGGAP; encoded by the coding sequence ATGACGAGGCAGCAGTTCTCGCAAGGTGCGCGGGACCAGGGTTCGATGAGCGTCGAGGTCGTGCTCATCACCCCGGTGCTCGTGGCCTTCATGCTGCTCGTGATCGCGTTCGGCCGGTACGTGGCGGTACGGGGCGACGTCGAGGCGGCGAGCCGGGACGCGGTGCGCGCGGCGTCGCTGGAACGTGATATCGGGGCGGCCCGGGCGGCGGCGACCCGCACCGCGAACGCCTCGCTCGGCGGCCGCTGGACGTGTGAGACCGTCGGCCTGACCGGTAATTTCGTGGCCGGCGGGATGATCGAGACGGAATTGAGCTGCCGGGTTCCGGTCGACGATCTGGGCCTGCTGGGACTACCCGGCACGGTCACGGTGCGGGCCACCAGTTCGGCTCCGCTGGACATCTATCGCCGCACCGGCAACGGAGGTGCGCCGTGA
- a CDS encoding pilus assembly protein TadG-related protein, whose protein sequence is MRAPIRRDDSGQATVFVVAFAVVLLVLAGLVVDGGLAINARQRVTDDVEQAARAGAREIQVDTLRADGTVLVDPGAAQEAAADFLAARGYPASGVEIDANTAQVSVRATIEQKTALLSLIFFNSFTVTAQGQARPAVGITGEGLP, encoded by the coding sequence GTGAGAGCGCCGATCCGACGCGACGACTCCGGCCAGGCCACGGTGTTCGTGGTGGCCTTCGCCGTGGTCCTGCTCGTGCTGGCCGGGCTCGTGGTGGACGGTGGCCTGGCGATCAACGCCCGGCAACGGGTGACGGACGACGTGGAGCAGGCCGCGCGCGCCGGAGCCCGGGAGATCCAGGTGGACACCCTGCGCGCCGACGGGACGGTGCTCGTCGATCCGGGGGCAGCCCAGGAGGCGGCCGCGGATTTCCTCGCCGCCCGGGGCTATCCGGCGTCCGGTGTGGAGATCGACGCGAACACCGCACAGGTCTCGGTGCGGGCGACGATCGAACAGAAGACTGCATTGCTTTCTCTGATCTTCTTCAACAGTTTCACCGTGACCGCCCAGGGCCAGGCCCGGCCGGCGGTGGGCATCACCGGGGAGGGCTTGCCATGA
- a CDS encoding BTAD domain-containing putative transcriptional regulator — protein MTAHSADRPATGAGRFTQQAPLAPRRSKLGALFAGLGLLALVVGLPAGLYFLAEPLLRNGRLSRTLTLTGTLGIDQVLAVLVVVAALAWLQFVICVLVEIGAALRGGVLAAPVPLSGPSQRLARWLVGSMLLVGVMAGQMGIAQAAPRADLGSARAAASISVVASSDPDTLYVFDANTAAPQVQSVSHGSSRHLTAQQAAAEAATARRAAAQAERDASGMTSREELALDGHKVYVVQPTAGRHHDTLWEIAERHLGDGRRYHEIYRLNEGRTQPDGRSLHLARLIQPGWRLIMPEDAVGVSRWVADRSAGSDYGSDSGSDEGARQPDGQGRDTGQGSGDRDRSGTQGQGGTQGQSGQQGGSGQGSGAGQGSGAGASAAPTAAPTPRRSTAGGSATPGRSAAPSASATSGSASGGSTSSGSTSGSAAGGSVYSGVPEPGDPRYVASQHPDVVGQGMVLPTDPTPPRGTTRPGGAATSPSSATSGAASSGAGAPGADVPGASTSGAGTSGSATSGATPSTARVSPPTGTATATTGATTTSSSSAAQAPPSANETTAPSTAVPRDTGQDDGQVVGQPEVSADQSSSDGPGLPAELIGAGLVTAALLGTLLLIRRRRRGGPDEPGEVDRDTEVWLRTGADADRGALLDLALRSLPRACREAQLPLPQAYGAVVDDEGLDLLLTMAHPSAPPPWRGLDDGLRWRLTYADAQHLVAHGDSAYPLLASVGRDQAGRDALINLGAAAGPVAVVGSPAMSAAVVRALALGLAGNPWSRGIEVLTADLPPTLPAIAAGRLIPCNGAKDLTEQLEQGQSRMPRTGPVQILTGGPAPGSRPERVAIYGAPLTVQTASRLQAVVGRGADLAVVIAGDLPGARWRLQVDDNGVLTCEELSLQVTANRLGDGSIERLHSLFVSAGTPDLPTASGPQGERVAEPDGVVETDDITWAQAAVRVAILGEVEVQAPGSIDPRRQIVAEEILAYLALHPAGTHPTVLGSAIWPRGVTADVRDDMLAEVRDWLGTDGSGHPRLREGTDGRLRLSSDVPCDWDVLRTLTTRADRTKDRTRERDLLVRALHLVRGPLIGGIAHGTYTWLPRTGIERQAEHLVLDAASRLCKIASEDGDQLAVEQAATAGLRAVPHAQHLWRYIIRAEYALGGPSRLNDVADHVRFVLASSGVDMEPETTTLIDHLAGSSQVQTGSY, from the coding sequence ATGACCGCGCATTCCGCGGACCGGCCGGCGACAGGGGCCGGCCGGTTCACCCAGCAGGCGCCGCTCGCGCCGCGTCGTTCGAAACTCGGGGCCCTGTTCGCCGGGCTGGGGCTGCTCGCGCTGGTCGTGGGCCTGCCCGCCGGGCTGTATTTTTTGGCCGAGCCGCTGCTGCGCAACGGCCGGCTCTCCCGGACCCTCACACTGACCGGCACCCTCGGCATCGACCAGGTGCTCGCCGTGCTGGTGGTCGTGGCCGCCCTGGCCTGGCTCCAGTTCGTGATCTGTGTGCTGGTCGAAATCGGTGCGGCCCTGCGGGGTGGCGTGCTGGCCGCGCCGGTGCCGCTGTCCGGGCCGAGCCAGCGCCTGGCCCGGTGGCTGGTCGGGTCGATGCTGCTGGTCGGGGTGATGGCTGGGCAGATGGGTATCGCGCAGGCCGCACCCCGGGCCGACCTGGGGTCCGCCCGGGCCGCGGCGTCCATCAGCGTGGTGGCCTCGTCCGACCCGGACACCCTCTACGTCTTCGACGCGAACACCGCGGCGCCACAGGTGCAGTCCGTCAGTCACGGCTCGTCCCGGCACCTGACCGCGCAGCAGGCCGCGGCCGAGGCCGCCACCGCCCGTCGGGCCGCCGCGCAGGCCGAGCGGGACGCCAGCGGGATGACCAGCCGTGAGGAACTGGCCCTGGACGGACACAAGGTCTATGTCGTGCAGCCCACGGCCGGGCGTCACCACGACACGCTCTGGGAGATCGCCGAGCGTCATCTCGGTGACGGGCGGCGCTACCACGAGATCTACCGCCTCAATGAAGGACGCACACAGCCCGACGGGCGCTCGTTGCACCTTGCGCGGTTGATCCAGCCGGGATGGCGGCTGATCATGCCCGAGGACGCGGTGGGGGTCTCCCGGTGGGTGGCTGACCGCAGTGCCGGTTCGGATTACGGGTCGGATTCCGGGTCGGACGAGGGTGCCCGGCAACCTGATGGACAAGGGCGGGACACCGGTCAGGGAAGTGGAGACCGGGACCGAAGTGGCACGCAGGGGCAGGGAGGCACCCAGGGCCAGAGTGGCCAGCAGGGTGGATCCGGGCAGGGTTCGGGTGCCGGGCAGGGTTCGGGTGCCGGCGCGTCTGCTGCGCCGACTGCGGCGCCCACACCGCGACGGTCAACCGCTGGCGGATCGGCGACGCCGGGTCGGTCGGCGGCCCCGAGCGCCTCGGCCACGAGCGGGTCGGCCTCGGGTGGCTCGACCTCCAGCGGCTCCACTTCGGGATCGGCTGCGGGCGGCTCGGTGTACAGCGGGGTGCCGGAGCCCGGCGACCCACGGTACGTCGCGTCACAGCATCCGGACGTGGTCGGCCAGGGCATGGTGCTGCCGACCGACCCGACGCCCCCGCGCGGCACCACCCGCCCGGGTGGCGCGGCGACATCCCCGAGCTCGGCGACATCCGGGGCGGCGTCGTCCGGGGCCGGCGCTCCCGGCGCCGATGTTCCCGGCGCCAGTACCTCCGGAGCCGGTACTTCCGGGTCTGCGACGTCCGGCGCGACCCCCAGCACCGCACGGGTTTCCCCGCCCACCGGGACGGCGACGGCGACAACTGGGGCGACAACAACGTCCTCAAGTAGTGCCGCCCAGGCGCCCCCGAGCGCGAACGAGACCACCGCCCCCTCGACCGCGGTCCCCCGGGACACCGGGCAGGACGACGGCCAGGTGGTCGGGCAGCCGGAAGTGTCCGCGGATCAAAGCTCTTCGGACGGCCCCGGACTGCCGGCCGAGCTGATCGGCGCGGGCCTGGTGACGGCCGCCCTGCTGGGCACCCTGTTGCTGATCCGGCGCCGCCGGCGCGGCGGGCCGGACGAACCCGGCGAGGTCGACCGGGACACCGAGGTCTGGCTGCGCACGGGGGCGGACGCCGACCGCGGCGCCCTGCTCGACCTGGCGCTGCGCTCGCTGCCGCGGGCCTGCCGCGAGGCCCAGCTCCCGCTCCCCCAGGCCTACGGCGCGGTGGTCGACGACGAAGGTCTTGACCTGCTCCTGACCATGGCTCATCCGTCGGCGCCGCCGCCCTGGAGGGGTCTCGACGACGGCCTGCGCTGGCGTCTGACCTACGCCGACGCCCAGCACCTGGTGGCGCACGGCGACAGTGCCTACCCGCTGCTCGCCTCGGTCGGGCGCGACCAGGCGGGCCGGGACGCACTGATCAACCTGGGTGCCGCGGCCGGACCGGTCGCGGTGGTCGGCAGCCCGGCGATGTCCGCCGCGGTGGTGCGGGCCCTGGCGCTGGGCCTGGCCGGAAACCCCTGGTCACGGGGCATCGAGGTGCTGACGGCCGATCTGCCTCCGACGCTGCCGGCGATCGCGGCGGGCCGGCTGATTCCCTGCAACGGCGCGAAAGACCTGACGGAGCAGCTGGAACAGGGTCAGAGCCGGATGCCGCGCACGGGCCCCGTGCAGATCCTCACCGGTGGCCCGGCCCCGGGCAGCCGCCCGGAACGGGTCGCGATCTACGGAGCCCCGCTGACCGTGCAGACCGCGTCCCGGTTGCAGGCCGTGGTCGGGCGCGGCGCGGACCTGGCTGTCGTGATCGCCGGCGACCTGCCCGGCGCCCGCTGGCGTCTGCAGGTGGACGACAACGGAGTGCTGACCTGCGAGGAACTTTCGCTGCAGGTGACAGCGAACCGGCTGGGCGACGGCAGTATCGAGCGACTGCACTCGCTGTTCGTCTCGGCCGGCACGCCCGACCTGCCCACCGCGAGCGGGCCGCAGGGCGAGCGGGTGGCCGAGCCGGACGGTGTGGTCGAGACCGACGACATCACCTGGGCCCAGGCCGCGGTACGGGTGGCGATCCTCGGCGAGGTGGAGGTGCAGGCTCCCGGCTCGATCGATCCGCGCCGCCAGATCGTGGCCGAGGAGATCCTGGCCTACCTGGCCCTGCACCCGGCCGGTACGCACCCGACCGTGCTCGGCTCGGCGATCTGGCCGCGCGGGGTGACGGCCGACGTGCGCGACGACATGCTGGCCGAGGTGCGGGACTGGCTGGGTACCGACGGTTCCGGCCATCCCCGGCTGCGGGAGGGAACGGACGGCCGGCTGCGGCTGAGCTCGGACGTGCCCTGCGACTGGGACGTACTGCGCACCCTGACCACCCGCGCCGACCGTACGAAAGATCGCACGCGGGAACGTGATCTGCTGGTGCGGGCGCTGCATCTGGTGCGCGGACCGCTGATCGGGGGCATTGCCCACGGCACGTACACCTGGCTGCCCCGCACGGGCATCGAACGGCAGGCCGAGCACCTGGTGCTCGACGCCGCGAGCCGCCTGTGCAAGATCGCCTCCGAAGACGGTGACCAGCTGGCTGTCGAGCAGGCCGCGACCGCCGGGCTGCGGGCGGTGCCGCACGCACAGCACCTGTGGCGCTACATCATCCGGGCCGAGTACGCGCTCGGCGGCCCGTCCCGCCTGAACGACGTGGCCGACCACGTGCGCTTCGTCCTGGCCTCGTCCGGCGTGGACATGGAACCGGAGACGACGACCCTGATCGATCATCTGGCGGGCAGCTCACAGGTCCAGACAGGCAGCTACTAG
- a CDS encoding PP2C family protein-serine/threonine phosphatase, which translates to MVTLNHGPSRLPEPRSPHQGDVDRQAPGHTVRVPRPRPARGARTGRGPAVPPPASAARDLGGFVLRRAWQLLGRRIGRGLSEKNRRRAGRVVRRGVRAVRRWVDQGSRPGPRRAGLNVTAAVSFALVARYASDYLPAACVGLFLVLGSAVVRPRHLVRDAALIGVIVLVVLALTGQQFWSLLPVILVLLGAVLLGWLQRREREAADSGLRDATTADAVLIDLRNEMLLRSAGPDLPAGWRFDTDLRPAHGDTFSGDFLVTQQSGPDALEVVLVDVSGNGYQAGARALLLAGAMRALLDTVPSSLFLSAANHHVVQLSTVLGTEEGFATAVHISLDLSGGGFAVHGAGHPPVAHYHAGSGRWEVLDGEQGPALGLLAGATYPAITGCLGRGDALMLYTDGLVESRRLDVGRGIDRLVGRADPLIARGVEGAAARITGAIRTEEGDDRALVIIRRAVTDR; encoded by the coding sequence ATGGTCACGTTGAACCACGGCCCGTCGCGGCTGCCTGAGCCCCGGTCCCCGCATCAGGGGGACGTGGATCGCCAGGCTCCGGGGCACACGGTGCGTGTGCCCCGGCCGCGGCCGGCCCGTGGTGCGCGCACCGGGCGTGGTCCGGCCGTACCCCCGCCGGCGTCCGCCGCCCGCGACCTGGGCGGCTTCGTCCTGCGCCGGGCCTGGCAGCTACTGGGCCGCCGGATCGGCCGGGGCCTGAGCGAGAAGAACCGGCGCCGGGCCGGCCGGGTTGTGCGCCGTGGTGTGCGTGCCGTGCGCCGCTGGGTCGACCAGGGCAGCCGTCCCGGTCCCCGCCGGGCCGGGCTGAACGTCACGGCGGCGGTCTCGTTCGCCCTCGTCGCGCGCTATGCCTCCGACTATCTGCCCGCCGCCTGCGTGGGTCTCTTCCTGGTGCTCGGCTCGGCCGTCGTGCGGCCCCGGCACCTGGTGCGCGACGCCGCGCTGATCGGCGTGATCGTGCTGGTCGTACTCGCCCTGACCGGTCAGCAGTTCTGGTCGCTCCTGCCCGTCATCCTGGTACTGCTCGGTGCCGTGCTGCTGGGCTGGCTGCAGCGCCGCGAGCGCGAGGCCGCCGATTCCGGCCTGCGTGACGCGACCACCGCCGACGCCGTGCTCATCGACCTGCGCAACGAGATGCTGCTGCGCTCGGCCGGGCCCGACCTGCCGGCCGGCTGGCGGTTCGACACCGATCTGCGCCCGGCGCACGGTGACACCTTCAGCGGCGACTTCCTCGTCACCCAGCAGTCCGGCCCCGACGCGCTGGAGGTGGTGCTGGTCGACGTGTCCGGCAACGGCTACCAGGCCGGGGCCCGGGCACTGCTGCTCGCCGGGGCGATGCGGGCCCTGCTCGACACAGTGCCCTCGTCGCTCTTCCTCTCCGCCGCCAACCATCACGTGGTGCAGCTGAGTACGGTCCTGGGCACCGAAGAGGGTTTCGCCACCGCGGTCCACATCAGTCTCGACCTGTCCGGGGGCGGGTTCGCGGTGCACGGTGCCGGGCATCCGCCGGTCGCGCACTACCACGCGGGTTCGGGCCGCTGGGAGGTGCTCGACGGTGAACAGGGGCCCGCGCTGGGTCTGCTCGCCGGTGCCACCTATCCGGCGATCACCGGGTGTCTCGGCCGGGGCGATGCCCTCATGCTCTACACCGACGGGCTGGTGGAGAGCCGCCGGCTGGACGTCGGGCGGGGCATCGACCGGCTCGTCGGGCGAGCCGACCCGCTGATCGCGCGCGGGGTCGAGGGGGCCGCCGCCCGCATCACCGGTGCCATCCGCACCGAGGAGGGTGACGACCGCGCCCTGGTGATCATCCGCCGCGCCGTGACCGACAGGTAA
- a CDS encoding ribose-5-phosphate isomerase, which translates to MRVHLGSDHAGLELKQHLAQHLAEAGHEIVDHGPHQYDPEDDYPPFCLRAGEAVAADPGSLCIVVGGSGNGEQIAANKVKGVRAALAWSLETAKLGRQHNNANVMAVGARMHSLEEATTFVEAFLAEPFSENPRHIRRIDQLTGYETTGDLPPLP; encoded by the coding sequence ATGCGCGTCCATCTGGGTTCCGACCACGCCGGTCTGGAACTGAAGCAGCATCTGGCCCAGCACCTCGCCGAAGCCGGGCACGAGATCGTCGATCACGGCCCGCACCAGTACGACCCCGAAGACGACTACCCGCCGTTCTGCCTGCGGGCCGGCGAGGCGGTGGCCGCCGATCCGGGCAGCCTGTGCATCGTGGTCGGCGGGTCCGGCAACGGTGAGCAGATCGCGGCCAACAAGGTGAAGGGTGTCCGGGCCGCACTGGCCTGGAGCCTGGAGACCGCCAAGCTCGGCCGTCAGCACAACAACGCGAACGTGATGGCCGTCGGGGCCCGCATGCACTCGCTCGAGGAGGCCACGACCTTCGTCGAGGCCTTCCTGGCCGAGCCGTTCAGCGAGAACCCGCGACACATCCGCCGCATCGACCAGCTCACCGGTTACGAGACCACGGGCGACCTGCCGCCTCTTCCCTGA
- a CDS encoding disulfide bond formation protein DsbA has product MSERSTADFWFDPLCPFAWATSRWILEVEKVREVDVKWHVMSLSVLNEGRDLPDDYRKMMDNGWGPVRVIIAARELHGEQHVKPLYDAMGSQIHYKKEKDLPTVIATALAEVGLPADLAKYADSDEYDPQLRASHAEGIGKVGEDVGTPVVAFNDTAFFGPVITRVPTGEDAGKLWDGTLLVASNPYFFELKRTRTESPQFDV; this is encoded by the coding sequence ATGAGTGAACGCAGCACCGCGGATTTCTGGTTCGACCCCCTGTGCCCCTTCGCCTGGGCCACCTCCCGCTGGATCCTGGAGGTGGAGAAGGTGCGCGAGGTGGACGTGAAGTGGCACGTGATGAGCCTGTCCGTGCTGAACGAGGGCCGCGACCTGCCGGACGACTACCGGAAGATGATGGACAACGGCTGGGGCCCGGTCCGCGTCATCATCGCCGCGCGCGAACTGCACGGTGAGCAGCACGTGAAGCCGCTGTACGACGCGATGGGCTCGCAGATCCACTACAAGAAGGAGAAGGACCTCCCGACCGTCATCGCCACCGCGCTGGCCGAGGTGGGCCTGCCGGCCGATCTGGCGAAGTACGCGGACTCGGACGAGTACGACCCGCAGCTGCGCGCCAGCCACGCCGAGGGCATCGGCAAGGTCGGCGAGGATGTGGGGACGCCGGTGGTCGCCTTCAACGACACCGCCTTCTTCGGGCCGGTCATCACCCGGGTTCCCACCGGTGAGGACGCCGGGAAGCTGTGGGACGGCACGCTGCTGGTCGCGAGCAACCCGTACTTCTTCGAGCTGAAGCGCACCCGGACCGAATCGCCGCAGTTCGACGTCTGA